A DNA window from Niabella yanshanensis contains the following coding sequences:
- a CDS encoding Tex family protein — MDLKYIQQIAIELSLPVKNITNVQQMHTEGATIPFISRYRKEATGNMDEVQVGNVIDKIKYYDELEKRKETVLKTIEAAGKLTPELKLRIENCLNATELEDIYLPYKPKRKTKATVAIEKGLQPLAQLLFDQSQPVSDEQIAAYINEQVKDNADALQGARDIIAEWISESEPARTTVRSIFQETSAISARVLTTKKESEEAQKYRDYFEFKEPLADCPSHRLLAIRRGEKEGFLIMDIGIEKESAIGELKNVFVKTSNSAGEQVALATEDAYSRLLKPAIETEFRMSSKAAADEEAIRVFAENLRQLLLASPLGSKRVLAIDPGFRTGCKVVCLDESGTFLKYTTIFPHPPQNDWSGAAATLKELVNRYEIEAIGYGNGTASKETEKLVRNIDFGKPVSIFMVNESGASIYSASEVAREEFPEEDVTVRGAISIGRRLLDPLSELVKIDAKSIGVGQYQHDVNQNRLKDSLDNVVQSCVNYVGVDVNTASKHLLTYVSGLTATTAKNIVEYRSKNGAFKSRSELLKVSMLGPKAYEQCAGFLRIPGAENPLDNSAVHPESYSVVEEMAQKMSCSVNDIIAKPDIRKQINAKDFISETAGAYTIEDILKELEKPGRDPRDVIEEFRFAEGIATMDDLKPGMKLPGIVTNITNFGAFVDVGVKQDGLVHVSHLANKFVSDPNEVVKLNQKVMVTVVEVDASRKRIALSMKDENKTESSRPRTHTPKGTPVSNKPKNSFQSSLDALRKKFD, encoded by the coding sequence ATGGATTTAAAGTATATACAACAAATAGCGATAGAACTTTCGTTGCCTGTAAAAAATATTACCAATGTGCAGCAAATGCATACCGAGGGTGCGACTATTCCTTTTATCAGCCGATACCGTAAAGAAGCTACCGGCAATATGGATGAAGTGCAGGTAGGAAATGTGATTGATAAAATCAAATATTATGATGAGTTGGAAAAACGGAAAGAAACCGTTTTAAAAACCATAGAAGCAGCTGGTAAATTAACACCGGAATTGAAGTTGCGTATCGAAAACTGTTTAAACGCAACAGAACTGGAAGATATTTACCTGCCTTACAAGCCTAAGCGCAAAACCAAGGCAACAGTGGCCATAGAAAAAGGACTGCAGCCTTTAGCGCAATTGCTGTTTGACCAAAGCCAGCCGGTTTCAGACGAACAGATCGCTGCTTATATCAACGAGCAGGTGAAAGATAATGCAGACGCTTTACAGGGGGCGCGGGATATTATCGCGGAATGGATATCAGAAAGCGAACCCGCCAGAACCACCGTGCGCTCTATATTCCAGGAAACATCTGCTATCTCGGCAAGAGTGCTTACCACTAAAAAAGAATCTGAAGAGGCCCAGAAGTACAGGGATTATTTTGAGTTTAAAGAACCTTTGGCCGACTGCCCCTCGCATCGGCTCTTAGCCATCCGCAGGGGAGAAAAGGAAGGCTTCCTGATCATGGATATTGGCATAGAAAAAGAATCAGCAATTGGCGAGTTAAAGAACGTGTTTGTAAAGACTTCGAACAGCGCGGGAGAGCAGGTAGCACTGGCAACGGAGGATGCTTACAGCAGGTTGTTAAAACCGGCTATCGAAACTGAGTTCCGCATGAGCAGTAAAGCGGCTGCTGATGAGGAAGCTATCAGGGTGTTTGCCGAAAACCTCCGTCAATTACTATTAGCCTCACCTCTTGGAAGCAAACGCGTACTGGCAATAGATCCGGGCTTCAGAACCGGGTGTAAAGTGGTTTGTTTGGATGAGAGTGGAACCTTCCTTAAGTATACCACCATCTTCCCGCACCCGCCACAAAACGACTGGAGCGGGGCTGCGGCAACGCTGAAGGAGCTGGTGAACAGGTATGAAATTGAGGCAATCGGTTATGGTAACGGCACCGCCAGTAAAGAAACAGAAAAGCTGGTGCGTAATATAGATTTTGGAAAACCTGTTTCCATCTTTATGGTCAATGAAAGTGGCGCTTCTATTTATTCGGCAAGTGAAGTAGCCCGCGAAGAATTCCCTGAAGAGGATGTTACCGTTCGTGGTGCTATCAGTATCGGCCGCCGCCTGTTAGATCCCCTGAGTGAGCTGGTTAAAATTGACGCGAAAAGTATCGGTGTAGGACAGTACCAGCATGATGTGAATCAAAATCGGTTAAAAGACAGCCTGGACAATGTGGTGCAAAGTTGTGTAAACTATGTGGGGGTGGATGTGAACACGGCCAGCAAGCACCTGTTAACCTATGTTTCAGGTTTGACAGCCACTACCGCTAAAAATATTGTGGAGTATCGCAGTAAAAACGGCGCGTTTAAATCTCGCAGCGAACTATTGAAAGTTTCGATGCTGGGCCCCAAAGCTTACGAACAATGTGCAGGCTTTCTAAGAATACCCGGTGCAGAAAATCCTTTGGATAACTCAGCAGTGCATCCCGAGAGTTATAGCGTCGTAGAAGAAATGGCGCAAAAAATGAGTTGTTCTGTAAATGATATTATTGCCAAGCCGGATATCAGAAAGCAGATCAACGCGAAAGATTTTATCAGCGAAACGGCCGGCGCGTACACCATCGAAGATATTTTAAAAGAACTGGAAAAGCCAGGCCGTGATCCCCGGGATGTGATTGAAGAGTTCCGGTTTGCTGAAGGAATTGCTACTATGGATGATTTAAAGCCAGGGATGAAGCTGCCGGGTATTGTTACCAATATTACCAACTTTGGTGCTTTTGTAGATGTAGGTGTAAAGCAGGACGGATTGGTGCACGTTTCACACCTGGCCAATAAATTTGTAAGCGACCCCAATGAAGTGGTAAAGCTCAATCAAAAAGTAATGGTTACAGTGGTTGAAGTTGATGCTTCCCGGAAACGCATTGCGTTGAGTATGAAAGATGAAAATAAAACGGAGTCGTCGCGCCCCCGTACCCATACGCCGAAAGGAACGCCGGTGAGCAATAAACCTAAAAATAGTTTTCAGTCGAGCCTGGATGCTTTGAGAAAGAAATTTGACTGA
- a CDS encoding flavin reductase family protein has translation MESGIIKRLEIVSVQANTPDSRTLVLKPLGWKAQYKAGQFLTLVFYTQSGEQRRSYSISSSPDAGEPLSITIKKLDNGEFSRKLVYKAKPGDVLLTSGIGGFFVLPEKTGYSTFCFLAAGSGITPCFSLIKTLLLTTQQKVYLFYSNRNEQQAIFYEQLKSLKEDHKDRFHIHFMFSNRLDVYYSRLSHWLLSRLLNEHFTEIHKKDILFYVCGPFDYMLMSAISLRNNGITNAQIIKEDFNPLPPARLPRPPDTAMHQVTVHLAENVHVLNVQYPQTIVAAAKQAGISVPYSCEAGRCGSCVATCTSGKIWMAYNEVLLDEEVAKGRVLTCQGYPVEGDATIVY, from the coding sequence ATGGAGAGCGGAATTATCAAAAGGCTTGAAATCGTTTCGGTACAAGCTAATACGCCCGATTCGCGAACCCTGGTATTAAAGCCACTGGGCTGGAAAGCTCAATATAAAGCAGGACAGTTTCTAACATTGGTGTTCTACACGCAATCGGGGGAACAACGCCGTTCCTATTCGATATCCTCTTCGCCTGATGCGGGTGAGCCGCTGTCTATTACCATAAAGAAATTGGATAATGGGGAGTTCTCCAGGAAGCTGGTGTACAAAGCGAAACCAGGAGATGTACTGCTTACATCTGGTATTGGTGGCTTTTTCGTGTTGCCGGAGAAAACAGGATATTCTACATTTTGTTTCCTGGCGGCTGGTAGTGGTATCACGCCCTGCTTTTCGCTGATCAAAACCTTACTTCTCACCACACAACAGAAAGTGTACCTCTTTTATAGTAACAGGAATGAGCAGCAGGCTATATTTTATGAACAACTAAAGTCTTTGAAGGAAGATCATAAAGATCGCTTCCATATTCATTTTATGTTTAGCAACCGGCTGGATGTTTATTATAGCCGCCTGAGCCATTGGTTGCTGAGCAGGTTATTGAATGAACATTTCACTGAAATTCATAAAAAAGATATCCTGTTTTATGTCTGTGGTCCCTTTGATTATATGTTAATGTCGGCAATCTCCCTACGTAATAACGGGATCACCAATGCGCAGATCATCAAGGAAGATTTCAATCCGCTTCCGCCGGCCAGGCTTCCCCGGCCGCCGGATACAGCCATGCACCAGGTAACGGTACACCTCGCGGAAAATGTCCATGTTCTGAATGTTCAGTATCCGCAAACCATTGTAGCAGCAGCAAAACAGGCGGGAATTTCGGTTCCTTACAGTTGTGAAGCCGGCCGTTGCGGCAGCTGTGTGGCTACCTGTACCTCCGGTAAAATATGGATGGCTTACAACGAAGTGTTATTGGATGAGGAAGTAGCTAAAGGGAGGGTACTCACCTGCCAGGGTTACCCGGTTGAAGGGGACGCTACTATTGTGTATTGA